In Argiope bruennichi chromosome X1, qqArgBrue1.1, whole genome shotgun sequence, the genomic stretch acttttataaaactttttgtttcaacattcattttatatagcttctgatataaaatagtgAGAGTATGCATTTGTCCATTCTGGTACAATCTGTGTttttatctatatactacaatctagagtagaatatgactatatttttttctaaattagatctcagagaaattaaatctcaagagtctcataaaaaatagactcaaatattgacaattttttaatggttaataaaaaaaagtaagaaccgttttttttttttttttacaaatacctttataaagtttaacaatgaaaaaaaggatcagcatctgaataaaaatgaattaaataatatttgattttctttaattaaatgtaatattaattattaagagtTATTTTGATGCCAAATTAGAGATATGGTGTTTgccccctgtcggatttgtcttgccccccttccgtcggcaaatctctaccGCCACCTCTGtaataatgttgaatttaatATTCTGGGATTGCACTTCAACTGCAAAAAGCTCTAAGTTAAAATCTTCTCTAATATTGTTGGGAATTATTCTACCGGACATGTTAGCGGGAATGCCAATTAGAAGACCACTACCCGGTCTATTTTGCCTGTGtgtacggaaaaaaaaaattttgttcgcAAAGGAAAAAATATCAGTTTCGGAAAGAAAAGTCTTTTGAAAGACCCAAAAGGAAGAGGTAGAAAAAGGAGGAATTAAAAGCCAGAGCTTTTTCCCTTTAATTCCCCTGCAATTCCATTgcagaaagataattaaaaaagacaGTAAAAAGGATTAGTAGAAACTGCTCCCAGCTTGGGACTTTAAAAGGAACAAAAAGCAAAAGGGATTCGAAAAGCAGGCacgaaaattcgaactcgaatttTGTAAAGGAGGAAAAGAAATTCCAGGGTTTAGAAACAcgcaaaacaaaaacaaaaaaagaaaaacgagtAGAATtcaaccaaaaaatttttttttttttttttttaaagttaaacttgAAGGACCACCTGCAACCCATTGCATCGGAATGCCCGTAGTTTGAGTCACAACGtttgtagctttttttttctcccgggAGATTTGTTTGATTCTCCTTGACTAAACATGCTCGCATGCTGATTGAGCATGCTGGCAACACTTTGCAGTAATTTTTCtacagttttttcaaaacatttcaatgagcatatttgtttgttgttttaatttctctgtgatatttttaactatagcTTCGATTTTTTGGTTTACAGTTACCTTGACTTCACTTACAGATATGTTTGATTTGACTGTGTTAGAATAACTTGATTTTGAAGACTTTTGAAAGAGGCGTCTGGCTTCTCCAGTCCTTAGGTGGTTTCGACATTTAAATTCAGGTATTTGTCGTTCTCTGAATGTAATGGGAACAAGCTTTCGATGTCGCTGAGTGCGGACCTTGGCAATTTATGCACTTTTCGGGACTTTGTTATTGGCCATCATGTGTTTCACCACATACGTATATGACAGATCTGTTTGGAGCAAATTCGTGTTGGAAACATAAAGCTGCGACATTTCAGGCATTGTCGGGGTTTATCAacaaatttctggattttttgcttcgtaaaccaaattttaaaagattttggtAACGCAGTGCCAAGTATTGTCACGATGACAGGAGAGGAGTCTCGAGTCGAGTTGGATTTGACATATCTTCTCATTTCAAGGATTTCTACAtcattattatgtattaattccCCCGCCAACTCTTCAAGCGAAGTTTGAGTGGgtatatcaaatattaagaatctgTCTGTCACATTTTCCTAAATGACATCGGTCGAGACGGGGatgtcaagaattttttttaagcttaaaatttggACAGCGCACACGGGATCCGATGTTGTGAAAATGATCTTTCCCTGCcttgtaaatttcaaattcaaaatgttgCTGTGCCGATTTATGTGCTGTTTAATGAAGGTTTGTATAAGGAATGGATTCAATCGAGGGAGTTTAGATGCAGCATCTCTGTTGGACACAATAATGTTTATTTCCTCATTGTCTTTGGCCAATACGGATAATGAGTTCGTTAGTGAATTTTCCactcttaaagaaattttcatttgaagtatGATGCATTTTAATGTTTGCCGAAGCCTGCATTATTGTAGTATCATTTTCAGTAGACGAGTCCGAAACGATAACAGCTGAGTGACGTTGCAgctcttgaataaataaatataaatacaagaaattagTGCAAAAGAAAATCTTACCAAATATCCAGAAGTTAAATACAAAAAGGTGAgcgaaacaaaattaattagcaaaaaaaaaaaaaaaactttgatagtACACAGCAAATGAAGTTTCTATCcgcattttttcatcaaaattctttgGTGTGTATGTATGAGAACTAACGGTctgatcaaaatataaaatgttatcaaaccgtATCATTATAGTGCTGTTGAAAGCAGAGTCTgatattatataatcaaaaaactTGTAAATGATTGAAAAAGACCTACgggaaaatttcaacatttatttttattctaataccatAATGTATACAACATTAAGCCCTGTTTGGCCTTGGGATTTGTTGATCGTCATTTTAAAAGCCCATTTTAAGGGAAATTGCAACCTCTTGAAACAAAATGGCAAGATTTTTGGAATAAAAGATATGCGGGGAATTAAAACGCTGTCTCCTTTAACTGCTCCTATAATAATggtagcttttataatattacagcCAAGCTCTCTGATACGAAGCCTGGTGCCGTTGCACGGTACATCAAGATTTCGCATCAGCAGAGCTGGAACGTCAAATTTAAGCTCCAGCTTATGCGAAGACGCACCTGTTAACTCTGAGGAGTTGATAAATTCAACGGGGTAGGCAGTACTATAGTCATTAGCCATCACAGTTTCTATGGATGTGTATAGTTTTGAATTTCCAATGATCATgtctatatttttttgtttattttattgacacTCGTTCTTTGGCGACAGCTCTGCCGTCTCACATAaccattattcattatttatattaacctcCAAATTGGAAAAAACTTGCATGGTAATTTCATCTACTGTAGCCACTGGATaggaaaattcttctgaaaatagaattatccAATCTGCATCCGTTTCTAGACGACCCTCTACAATATGCAGAATCTTATTTGTAAAGACACCTGATTCATGGTCGTTGTACAGTTGCACGCGCATGTTGCTCGTATGACTCGTATGATGGAGCTTGTCAGTCCTAGACCACAGAGGCGACGCCTTGAGACATGCGTTTATTTCATCCGCCGGTATGGCCCTCTCAATAACTGTCAGTGTCTGTTTAAAATCGCCTGCGAGCAAAATGATAACGCCGCCCATCACCGCCTGGTTTCCACGGATGTCCTGCAGTTTTTGCTTTAacgcctctaatgcatgcttgtgtTACATTGTGTACTCGTTCCATACTATTAACTTGCACTGCTGTAAAAGAACTCCCTGGGCGCGGTTTTTGGTGATGTTGCATGTCAGGGTATCTACGCTTGCAAGATTAAGCATCAATTTGGAAACGGAATGTGCAGTACGACCACcgttaagcaaagttgcagcaatgatcgaggaagctacagccagagctatattgcggTTCTTGTGGAGTTGGGATAGCAGAGATTTAGCACAAATGCCTTACCCGTACCCCCTGGTAcgtcaagaaagaataatccctCCTCCCCACTATTACTCGGTGCAGAATCGTTTCGTAGACTTGACGCTACTTGGGAAGTAACCGTAGTGTGATTTCATTAAATTGCTCTTCTAAGACCGCTGTGTCGTAGTTTAGCTCCTTCACAACTTCGCTTGATAATACCCCTCTTTGCTGCGGTGTTGGTAGGTCGAAATCAGAGACATTTTCCAGAGagacattttcattttatcctcaatcaataccAAAGTTCCGTTAATGATTAGGTCATTTGAGTGCAAtccagcctatgcacgatatcttctTATAAAGCGTCTTTGTATGTATCTCACGACTGGAGGGAGTTTGACagtccgcaagtgctcactaaaattacaaacaggtcttctagctacATTCATAGCCTgagctttattactcctcttcgaaagattagatttgcattttctgggaatttcgaaaaagaataaaataataacaaataaaaaaaatttaaactaacctaaaaaaacgatgtacttaaaactaaataaatttattaaaagtatatgataaaacaaaatagaaaatcaaatccgaatttctttaaaataaagtcaagtctattttatttatcaatcgagtttgagatagctacaacagtgtaatacatataatttttaaacttttaataaaaatgaaaatatagttgtcaacaatcagaacacgcTACGCATACGTGAATTTCCCACACCAGTTAGGGTAAcacaatgcagattagaaattttatttatttcctttattctgttttattttaatttaaaaatacttcagaatgaatccgaaagatcgattaattaacaatttttaattttcaatacatcaaacactaagaaaatgaacagaatcatttgaaataatcgatcgaaaacattTTCAGCCTAGTCTCTTTAGCtgggaaagaaaaacaactaaagccctactcatttggcgattggaaaatgaagatttttggcggtaaagttaatttttaattaataaaaaattaaccactcagtTAACCGGAACAAATAGTAGCcaatgtcctattccagactataatctatccctgtactaaatttcatccaattccgttcagccgttctggcgtgattgactaacaaacatccatccatctatCTATCCAAACTTTCACTATTTAAAATAGtagtattgttacaaaatttccgggttcgtttggatagtggaagttatatggtgtggagaacgctcaatcagcaggcggcagtagaaaaaaacaacaaagtttatttacacgaagacaggacaggacagcacaaagacgacaactatatacagcatagacaaggcaattatcttcagccgagacgtgcacacaacaagactctactgcagacaataGCGCACagtttagttcagcactagcttgactccgtcgctcatcttctaatctctggaagactcgttcttcaccgtcgattctgACTACTACtacggcagctgcagactgcctccttttatcggtctcaggaggcgaggctagaagcctctcaaccaatcaggaactttcgaggcttatctcggttcccaatggatggatcgggaaaattctcgatgtttcgggtataatctattttggcgccaaagtcgccaaattcgtcgccaaattgtcgccaagctctgggacctcagacgcgacacccggactccgtccaatacaaatgactgtaaaacagtctttctgatgatggaaccaactatgctgggaagcagcatcacagattcgtaacattgtcCCCCTCCTAAGGACTGCACGTCTCGGGCAGTACAATATCTGAGTAAGAGGCATCTACTTACAGGATTACCATATTCACACAATAAGCaagtataaaataacaaaaactcaaAATGACATATAgcgtaaatattttcaaaatacatgagcaatacaaaaataaattacaatactaaaataaaaaaaattaagaagataaatgatttacattatttatcataCAATGAGTGACCATGGTCTGAACTGAAAAGATCTCAATCACCTTGGCCAAGGTAAGGGGTTAGCCTGTTACAATGTATCACCTTCGGTTTTGAGTGTGGTGATTACGTTAAGGACTGTATAAGGACCCTTGCAGTTGGTCTTCAACTTCGGAGAAAATCCTTTGCGACGTTTCGGATTTCATAACCACACTTGGTCTCCTTCGTGGAAATTGTGTTCCGTTGCTCTAGCATCGTATCGGGTCTTCATCTTCTCTGAAGCCATATCGATCCTATCTGTGGCCAGATGATGCACTACCTCCATCCGTGTCCGGAGGTTCTCGACATATTCCTCAGGCGCCAAGGGAGCATCTGGAGGCCGGCTGAACAGTAGATCTGCAGGCAGACGAAGGTCACGTCCGAAGAGCATTTGGGATGGGGAATAGCCAGTAGTCTCATGAACGGCACTTCTATAGACAAGTAGGAAAAGGGGCAGTTTCTTGTCCCAGTCCTATTGATTGCTGGACACCAGGAGAGAGAGACTGTTCAGAATGGTCCGATTGAATCTCTCTACCATGCCATCCGACTGAGGATGTAAAGCCGTAGTTCGAGTTTTGTCAATGCCGAGTATCTCACAAAGTCTCCTGCAAACAGCCGAATCGAAGTTTCTTCCTTGATCAGAGTGCAGTTGTAGAGGAACTCCGTATCTTGAAATCCAGTTTTGAACTAGAATCTCTGCAACAGTCGGGGCTTCTTGATCGGGAATGGGAAAAGCTTCAGGCCATTTGGTGAAGTAGTCCATGACAACCAGGATGTTGTTGTTGCCATCTGATGACATAGGAAGAGGGCCTAGGATGTCAAAAGCTATTCGTTCGAAAGGTGCCCCCACATTATACAACTACAGTCTTCCTTTAATGCGTTTCCCAGGACCTTTACGTGCAACACAGGGATCACATGTGCGACACCACTTCTCCACGTCATTTCGCACATTATTCGAGTAGAAACGCTCGGACTTTTTGTAAAGTCTTCGTAACACCAAAATGACCCCCAGTCGGACTGCCATGGAGTTCTTTAAGAACTGTTGATACTCTTGTCTTTGTGAGTATTAATTGCCATCTGAATACTTTTCCATCGTCAGACTCCAATTTGCGATACAGCACACCATTTCTTAGATGGAAAGAATCCCAAAGAGCCCAGTAACGCTTCGTTGTAGAATAGAAAGGGGCGATGTTTTGCCAGCTATACTTTCCGCCTGTTgattctttaaattcaattattggttttatttcaGGATCAGCTAGTTGGTCTTTCCGGACGCTCTCGTCACTCCATGGATCTGATTCTGATGTTGATGGTGTTGTAACTTGGCGAACTACAGGATCTACCATGCCAAATTTCTTTTCAACTCTAGAGAAGTATTTGCAGTTCTCCGAACATGGTCTTCTCGAAAGAGCATCTGCGTTTTCATGCGCTGATCCTTTTCGGTGGCGAATTTCCATGTCATATTTCTGTAGTCTCTGTACCCATCTGGCTATTTGACGTTCTGGCTTTTTAAACTTCAATAGCCAGGTTAATGAAGCATGATCTGTACGAATCAGAAACCTTCGACCATAGAGGTAAGGGTGGAAGTTATCTACGGCCTTTACGATAGCCAGAAGTTCCTTCCTGGTCACACAATAATTTCTTTCCTGTTTGGTCAGACACTTACTGAAATAGGCGATGACACGCTCCTGTCCATCTATTTCTTGGGACAACACAGCTCCGATGCATTCATGGCTTGCATCCGTATCcagaataaatttctttccaatttcagGATATGCCAGGACGGGAGCAGATGTTAGGGCGTCTTTGAGCTTGTTGAAAGCGTTGTCACACTCGTCCGTCCAGATGAATTTCTGTTTCGCTCCGTTCAGCTTATGGTGTGGTCTGGCGATTGTTGAGAAGTGTTTCACGAATTTTCGGTAATACGTGCATAAGCCTAAGAAACTCCGGAGCTGGTGAACGTCCGTCGGGCAGGTCCAGTGTCTTACAGCCGATACCTTATCCGGGTCTGTTCAAACACCTTCTGCCGAAATGATATGCCCAAGATAGATGACTTCACGCCTGAATAGGTGGCACTTGGACGGGCTTAATTTCAGGTTAGCTTCCTTCAGCTTTTGCAGTACTCGTCTAACATTTTGAAGATGTTCATCAAAGGAACGCCCCATGATGATGATGTTATCGAGGTAAAGCAGACAGGCTTCATAAGAAAGCCCTCCGAGAACTGTTTCCATAAGGCGTTCAAATGTTGCTGACGCATTACACAAGCCGAAAGGCATAACCCTAAACTGCCATAGCCCCTTTCATGTGGTGAAAGCCGTCTTCTCTTTATCTTCAGGATGGATTTCTACTTGCCAATACCCACTCTTGAGGTCCAGGGTGGGAAACCAGGTATTGCCGGCAATTATTTCCACCACTTCCAGAAACCCGGCAGTTCCTACGGACGTGTCCGCTGTACCACAAGTCCAACACCGAATTTCCGTACTTCTGCCATCTTTGCGCTCTTTTAACCTCCGAATTTCTCTTCGCAGATCGTCAATCTGTTTTACGAAATCAGAGTCCGAATCCGCATCAGAGACAGCTTTGATTGGGTGTCGGTCCTTACGTGTGGCCTGCTGGGCAGCCTCTATTTTGTGTGCAAAGACTAAAGCAGATCCTATATCTTTGACATCTGCTAGTCTAAGAGTCTTCTGTGTTTCCGGATCCCGCACACTATCGATGAAGTGCTGGAGAGCCAGATCTTGACGTGCATCAACCGGGCAATCAGAAAATGCTAAATAGGAAAGTCGCTGAATATCGGCAGCTAATTCCTGCAGACTTTCACCCGCTTTTTGATAGCGGGACTTTAACTGCAATCGGCTGTATTCTTTAGTGCACTTCTCTCCAAACCGCATGCTCAAGTGCACTCGATAGAGCTTGGAAATCCTGTCTTTGCTCCTCCGTAAGAGTCTCAAGGATGTCGGCAGCGTCTCCTCTTAACGAAGTTGCGAAGTGAAACACTTTGGCTTGAGGATTCCATCCATTAGCTTCCGCTACTATAGTAAACTGTGTTTTGTATACTTGCCAGGATGTTTTTCCGTCGAATGTCGAGGGTTTAATCGTCGCTAGGGAAGGTGTAAATATCACTTTGGATTCCTCATGTTCATGGGAAATCTGCTTATTCAGGCTTTCAATCTCCTTCCCAAATTTCTGTTCAAATTCTTTTCCGATGTCTTCTCGAACCTTCTTGTCAAGACTTTCTCCcatcttcaaaatgttaatttcaatgttttctcGAACTTTCTTGTCAATACTTTCTTCCATCTTCAAAACTTTAGATTCCACTGAAATTACGTTATTCTCAAATGAAGCCACCTTATCTTCAATTGCATTCATCTTCTCCTGAATGATATTGGAGAATTCCTCTTTAACACTTACGATGTCCTTCTTAAGCTCCTCCTGTCCGGATTTCATCTCCTGCTCCAGTCTTTCTTGTCCTTGCTTCATCTCATCTTTTCTAAATCTCCTGCTCCATTCTTTCTTGTCCTTGCTTCATCTCATCTTTTCTTAATCTCCTGCTCCATTCTTTCTTGTCCTTGCTTCATCTCATCTTTTCTTAATCTCCTGCTCCATTCTTTCTTGTCCTTGCTTCATCTCATCTTTTCTTAATCTCCTGCTCCATTCTTTCTTGTCCTTGCTTCATCTCATCTTTTCTTAATCTCCTGCTCCATTCTTTCTTGTCCTTGCTTCATCTCAGCCAACAGAGCCAGTAACTCACCATTACCGCTATCAGCCATTTTTGCTTGGGATCTCGTCAGCACCATACACTATTAACCACCACTCTACtcctgacaccaaatgttacgaaatttccgggttcgtttggatagtggaagttatatggtgtggagaacgctcaatcagcaggcggcagtagaaaaaaaacaacgatgtttatttacacgaagacaggacaggacagcaaaaagacgacaactatatacagcatagagaagacaattatcttcagccgagacgtgcacacaagaagactctactgcagacaataGCGCACagtttagttcagcactagcttgactccgtcgctgctctgctaatctctggaagactcgttcttcagcttcgattccgactactattacggcagctgcagactgcctccttttataggtctcaggaggcggggctagaagcctctcaacgaatcaggaactttcgaggcgtatctcagttcccaatggcccctcaggggctcacctactataggtgagtacgggtgtcccaatcccgaggtacccagggatctttactcccttcatgttGATCCTCCCCTCTGCCTTCTGCTTTTGACTTTCTTTCTTccttccctcgagggtaggcgagggaactctccatgagaagctgtcgccgctctgtttgcttcctgtttctcatggacagcaaatacccccacgtgtttgctgtgcgtggcgacccattagacgggtggtgcactgtggtccccggtgtatcaatcggctggtcacTAGCCACCCGAGTGGTTAGtgtgctagggatcaagcgaaggggttactccttgggcttggcgttaagggtggtcactgtccctgggggtaactcccagcgtataggttccggctagcagcAAGGTAAGCGCTGAGGCTGGGAAttgccagagccggtggctgccttcccttgttgggctccgtggtgggcggtgccatCGGGCCTGAAACTTTGTCATATCGTATGTGGCCTCGCAccaaatctcccttcagtgggcaaaaGCATCATGTTTCTATTCCAATTCCAACTCCGTCATTCTTTATTGTATGTAGAGTATCAtctgaaaaagaaacttttcatacAGTGTCAccttttcttgttgaaaaagCTGTTACTGGACATTTGGGTGAAGTTAAAGGCATAAGAAAATTTCGATCTGGGGATTTAATTATAGAAGTAGCTAATCGTAAGCAGGCGCAAAAAATTCTGAACATTAAATCTTTTTCCACGATACCTGTTTCTGTTAGTACCCACCGAGCCCTTAACTTCTCTAAAGGAGTTATTTCTTGTGGGGAACTATATAATATTGatacagatgaaattttgaaagaattacgTAGTCAGGGCGTTACTGACGCCAAACgaattaatgtaaaaagaaatggCAGCATTTTGAAAACAAGGCATTTAATCTTAACTTTTGCTTTTCCAAAAACACCTGAATTCATTAAGGTCGGTCACATGCGTTTGGCTGTAAGGCCTTACATTCCGAACCCTCTTAGGAGTTTCAATTGTCAGCGTATTGGGCATTCCAAAGCTAATTGCCGCGGGAAACTTACTTGTGCCCGCTGTGCTGAAGCTGGACATGAAAGTACTGATTGCACTGGTTCAGAAAAATGTGTGAACTGTCAAGGTCAACATAGCTCTTTTTCACGTTCTTGTCCTAAGTGGCAGTTTGAAAAAGACGTACTTACCGCCAAagtcaaaaatcaaatttcttaccCCGAGGCAAGGAAAATTGTACGAGCTCGTACACCTGTATCTGGTGTCAGCTTTGCAGATGTAACAAAGACAATTAACTTTGCTCAAAGAAACCCATCAGATACACCTTCTGATGTTCAACCTTTTGTTTCTGACATTGAACCAGAAAAAGAACTGGATACCTCTGAAACTAGTTTGTCCTTTGAGACAAAACCTAAGAGAAAAAAGCTGCCTTCCAAATCGCAGAAGGCATTTGCtattaaactttcaaaacaagGTCGTTCTGCAAAAGATGTTGCTTTTTCTCTGACTACTAAAGACTCTCTAGTCTTGGATGTGGCAGAATCTGGCCTTGTCCAGAAAGATTTGACCTCCTTGTTCGGTGGTGGATCCAAAAGTCTGGAGTTATTACAACTCCATCCTTCCTATGAGGAAGATTTTCAAATGAGTTGCGATGCATCTGCGACTCCAGCAACAGGCACTAACAAAAATCCCCATCAGACAGCTTAATGGTTAATTTtctctcttggaattgtcgtggcaTCAGATACAACACTGCAGACATTAAGGCTTTACTGAATTCATTTCAACCTGTTTGCTTCGCTCTTCAGGAAACTCACCTGAAgacaaatattccatttaaaattcgtGGCTATCATTCTGTGCTGAAAGATGTTGACACTGGGAGAACTAGTTCTGGTGGAGTTTGTATCTTGACCTCGAACCTGTATCCCAGTACAACGCTCCCTTTACACACACCTCTGCAGGCTGTAGCTATTCAAGTTCGTCAGAACTCTTGttacagtctgctgtatttatttGCCATCAAATGAACCAATTAATCAAAATGAACTTAATGCTTTGATTGATCAGCTCCCTACACCATTTCTTTTACTTGGCGACTTCAATGGACATAGTCCTCTATGGGGTTCAAATAATCTGAATTCTCGAGGACGACAAATAGAACAATTTATTTCCGAAAACTGTCTTTGTCTCCTCAATAATGACGAAAAAACTTATTTCCATGAGCCTACTCGTAGTTTTCACAGTATCGACCTAGCTATTTGTTCTCCTTCACTTttaccttttttgaattttaatga encodes the following:
- the LOC129959421 gene encoding uncharacterized protein LOC129959421; its protein translation is MIIGNSKLYTSIETVMANDYSTAYPVEFINSSELTGASSHKLELKFDVPALLMRNLDVPCNGTRLRIRELGCNIIKATIIIGAVKGDSVLIPRISFIPKILPFCFKRLQFPLKWAFKMTINKSQGQTGLNVVYIMVLE